In the Paenibacillus sp. FSL H7-0357 genome, one interval contains:
- a CDS encoding DUF2812 domain-containing protein has protein sequence MKKDKQTRYVITKGLAFVEEEDMNKLSALSEKGWFLDHFSLFGYVIRRGEPHKQIYCLDIRELPKEEEAEYHNIFADSGWTYVCSAGDFHIFSAEPGTVPIHTDRATIYDKYTKVARISKTSAFITLLLTLGSIALRSLSTKVWNSSLLEYSSLVVLVLCVMAFVPSTMVYIAYSLRLRKFSS, from the coding sequence ATGAAGAAGGATAAACAAACACGTTATGTGATAACGAAAGGTCTGGCATTTGTCGAGGAAGAGGATATGAACAAATTAAGCGCACTGTCAGAAAAAGGCTGGTTTCTGGATCATTTCTCTTTATTTGGTTACGTAATCCGCAGGGGTGAGCCGCATAAGCAGATTTATTGTCTGGATATACGTGAATTGCCGAAGGAGGAGGAAGCAGAGTACCATAATATTTTTGCAGACAGCGGCTGGACTTATGTATGCTCCGCCGGAGACTTCCATATCTTCTCGGCAGAACCGGGAACTGTTCCCATCCATACTGACCGAGCGACTATATATGACAAATATACCAAGGTTGCCCGAATCAGCAAAACATCAGCTTTCATAACACTGTTGCTGACCTTAGGAAGTATTGCTTTAAGGTCCCTGTCTACAAAGGTATGGAACAGTTCACTTCTGGAGTACTCATCTCTCGTAGTCTTAGTGTTGTGCGTCATGGCATTCGTACCTTCCACCATGGTCTATATTGCATACTCCTTGCGTTTAAGGAAGTTCTCATCTTAA
- a CDS encoding PadR family transcriptional regulator has product MSRANSLQTEQLTDSAYYILLALLTPKHGYAIMKYIEELTNGEVKIGPATLYTLIKKMQKSGYILLNEDDDDRRKTYQITQSGELIITAEIERRLRMVAHGNAAIQTAKEESSHEEG; this is encoded by the coding sequence ATGTCCAGAGCTAATTCACTGCAGACCGAACAGTTGACTGATTCGGCTTACTACATCCTGCTTGCCTTACTCACTCCGAAACACGGCTATGCAATCATGAAATATATTGAAGAACTGACGAACGGGGAAGTCAAAATCGGGCCTGCAACACTTTACACCCTAATCAAGAAAATGCAGAAATCAGGCTATATCCTATTGAATGAGGACGACGATGACCGGCGGAAGACTTATCAGATTACTCAAAGTGGGGAGCTTATTATTACAGCTGAGATCGAACGGAGACTTAGAATGGTTGCACACGGGAATGCCGCAATACAAACTGCGAAGGAGGAATCATCTCATGAAGAAGGATAA
- the nth gene encoding endonuclease III has translation MKVAEVRHILDTIRDMFPDAHCELNHSNAFELTIAVLLSAQCTDATVNKVTEDLFQKYKTPLDYISVPLEELERDIRRIGLYRNKAKHIQSLCSILIEQYGGEVPQAHDLLVTLPGVGRKTANVVVSNAFGVPAIAVDTHVERVSKRLALAGWKDSVLEVEKKLMKAVPREEWTLTHHRLIFFGRYHCKAQNPSCQVCPLLDVCREGKKRMKTAVIRKDNDVLKASKKLEMKKRMG, from the coding sequence GTGAAAGTTGCAGAGGTCCGCCACATTCTGGATACGATTCGAGACATGTTTCCTGATGCGCATTGCGAGCTGAATCACAGCAACGCTTTTGAGCTAACCATTGCGGTGCTGCTGTCAGCCCAATGTACGGACGCAACAGTGAACAAAGTGACCGAGGACCTGTTCCAAAAGTACAAAACCCCTCTTGACTATATTTCCGTGCCGCTGGAGGAATTGGAGAGGGATATCCGGCGTATCGGCTTGTATCGCAATAAGGCTAAGCATATTCAAAGCCTTTGTTCTATTCTTATAGAGCAATATGGCGGAGAAGTGCCACAGGCTCATGACTTGCTGGTAACATTGCCGGGGGTCGGCCGCAAGACTGCGAATGTCGTTGTGTCCAACGCTTTTGGCGTACCTGCGATTGCTGTGGATACCCATGTGGAACGGGTATCCAAGCGGCTCGCACTTGCGGGCTGGAAGGATTCCGTACTGGAAGTGGAGAAGAAGCTGATGAAGGCGGTGCCGCGTGAGGAATGGACACTTACACATCATCGGCTGATCTTTTTTGGCCGCTATCACTGCAAAGCCCAGAATCCAAGTTGTCAGGTATGCCCGCTCTTGGATGTATGCCGTGAGGGCAAGAAACGTATGAAAACAGCTGTAATCAGGAAAGATAATGATGTTTTAAAGGCAAGTAAAAAGTTAGAGATGAAGAAGAGGATGGGATAG